The Branchiostoma lanceolatum isolate klBraLanc5 chromosome 19, klBraLanc5.hap2, whole genome shotgun sequence DNA segment gttaaacGAGGGACTGACCTGTCCTATGTGAGTtagcagggagatggttaaacCTGGGACTGACCTGTCCTatgttaggtagcagggagagggttaaaccAGGGACTGACCTGTCTTatgttaggtagcagggagagggttaaaccAGGGACTGACCTGTCCTATGTGAGGtagcagggagatggttaaacCAGGGACTGACCTGTCCTATGTGaggtagcagggagagggttaaccCTGGGACTGACCTGTCCTATGTGaggtagcagggagagggttaaaccAAGGAATGACCTGTCCTGTGTGaggtagcagggagagggttaaaccAGGGGCTGACCTGTCCTATGTGAGttagcagggagagggttaaaccTGGGACTGACCTGTCCTatgttaggtagcagggagagggttaaaccAGGGACTGACCTGTCTTatgttaggtagcagggagagggttaaaccTGGGACTGACCTGTCCTATGTGaggtagcagggagagggttaaaccTGGGACTGACCTGTCCTATGTGAGGtagcagggagatggttaaacCAGGGACTGACCTGTCCTATGTGaggtagcagggagagggttaatcCTGGGACTGACCTGTCCTATGTGaggtagcagggagagggttaaaccTGGGACTGACCTGTCTTATGTTAGATAGTtaaatcttcatgatttttggtaggtttgtagtggttgtacaaaggaaagtcaagttcaacaatcatttacctggcgtttttcaacagtactgcagcagaattttgtgtttgtatgtaggcatttgcatattaactgacgtctcaTGGTTcgaaaaatcctgtatttttCTCACCAGTttgtgaagaaaacattgtcaaagaaaaacagcccagatacatgtaggtgtaacaaaGTTATGTAATCAATACCATACGTAACTTTACTAGGCAACTTTACTagctgaattagctttgatagtggtgtgtctagaaatatgacttatTCATGTAATTGTGGTGTCTATTTGGTAGTATGAGAAAACAGTATCGACCGGGGCTCAGTAGAACTGTACAGGTAATTTGTATATtgacagccaatgtctgagacattctaccagtgagcatggcaggccagtgttgtcattgcttcatattcttggttaggtactacaaagttgacttgtttatgtgcaactatactttgattccttttctacatttcaaacgtgtgctgaagtaacttcaatacttggtTAACTGTCTTAGCCAGCAAGCCAcgcattcagaagcagactggGGTCTGGGAGTTTATTGGGTGGTTATATTATATAGTCCAGCCATACTCTttaatataataataacaataagtttattgcaaattcatgcagcataggctaattgcaagttgacaacaatgACGAAGTgcaaacataaagtaaaacgTAAGGCATACACGTGATACAAGATTAAACTATTTTGCTAGTCTTACAACATGTGCCTGTATCTACATTACTAATGcatggtttgatttcttctttgaaagcagtggaaaataaaaagtcccacactttcgaTGATGAGTAGGTTGGAtaatttcaaaaggaatatgagtttctgtatttcttaatctagaaaagctttTAGAGATTTCGGAAACTTTCGTGAATATATATATCTCTATGCAATATCAGCAggcgacaaaaaaaaaatgaggcTAGGATTGGCATATATTTTTTAGGGATGGTCAAATAACCAGAATCACCGTcaccccccctctcactggacccgcggcacgctggcggcgtcactgcaaccgatcgaattgacaaagcactcaacaaatttcatcaacaaaaaacaaatcttttaagctttgtgtgttttgttgtctttttggccatacttgtacgttttgaatgatattcccattataaagtcgagggtagcacaaatccagtttaggacacagcaacgccgccagcgtgccgcgggtccagtgagaggagggcttTTAGACATTATGTCTGCAACGTTGattaacgccaaaaataattactcaagcaactggataagattttgaaacgcCCCACCAACGTTGATTAAATCCATATATAAAGATTAAAAGACAGCTAGGAAGCtgcatgaattttcataatatgtacTGTTAAGTGAGTCCCAGAAGCtgctctgtatccacactcaCAAACATAGGGATAATCCTCGGGGTACAAGTGTTTTAGTAGATGTTGGTCCAAACTGGCTTTTGTTTtggcagaatagtcacattggtcacatttgtagggtttttctccagtgtgcttTGTTAGACGTACATGTCGGGCCAAATTGGATTTcgttgctgcagaatagtcacactggtcacacttaaacggtttttctcctgtgtgggttctcatatgtcgagTTAAGTCAAACTTaagagctgtcctgtacccgcactccctacacatgtagggttttccACCTCTATGTTTTATTAGATGTTCGTCCAAAGCAGGTTTCCGCAtggtagaatagtcacactggtcacatttgtagggtttatctcctgtgtgggttctcatatgttggaaTAAGCTAGACTTGTGGGCTGTCCTGAACCCacagggtttctcaccagtgtgttttgttaGATGTTCATCCAAAGTGAATTTCTgcgctgcagaatagtcacactggtcacatttgtacggcCTCTCTCCAGTGTGGGTTCTGAAATGTCGGATTAAGTGAGACTTTTTAGTTGtgctgtacccacactccccacacttgtGGAGTCCACCAGCGAGTTTTGCATGCTTGTGTAAAGCGGATTCCTGTGCTGCAGTTTGGGCCATCTCGATCCCAGGGTGTTCTATCTCGTTGCTAGGGTGATCCAACTCATTCCCAGGGCGTTTCATCTCGTGGCCAGTGTGTTCCATCTCGTTGTCAGGGTGTTccatctcgttcccagggtgttccatctcgttcccagggtgttCTATCTCGTTCCCAAGGTGATccatctcgttcccagggtgttctatctcgttcccagggtgttccatctcgttcccagggtgttccatctcgttcccagggtgttccatctcgttcccagggtaaTCCATCTCATTCCCAGGGTGTTCCATCTTGATCTCAGGGTGTTccatctcgttcccagggtgttccctctcgttcccagggtgaTCCGTCTCGGTCCCAGATTGATccatctcgttcccagggtgatccatctcgttcccagggtgttCCATTTCAACACTATGCGAAGCCTTGAGGAAcaaacaaatggaaaaaaatatttagtatctttgatttttcaaattctttaaAATAATAAGTGAATCTGCTTTCTCTTATCTACAGTGGTGTGACCTGTTCCtgtgagatacctgcttaaccctaacccaacacctaCAAGTGAATTGTGTCCTTAGCATAGCCCTAACCAAACACATAGATCAAGTTGTAACTGAGCAA contains these protein-coding regions:
- the LOC136425157 gene encoding zinc finger protein 436-like, coding for MDHPGNEMDQSGTETDHPGNEREHPGNEMEHPEIKMEHPGNEMDYPGNEMEHPGNEMEHPGNEMEHPGNEIEHPGNEMDHLGNEIEHPGNEMEHPGNEMEHPDNEMEHTGHEMKRPGNELDHPSNEIEHPGIEMAQTAAQESALHKHAKLAGGLHKCGECGYSTTKKSHLIRHFRTHTGERPYKCDQCDYSAAQKFTLDEHLTKHTGEKPCGFRTAHKSSLFQHMRTHTGDKPYKCDQCDYSTMRKPALDEHLIKHRGGKPYMCRECGYRTALKFDLTRHMRTHTGEKPFKCDQCDYSAATKSNLARHVRLTKHTGEKPYKCDQCDYSAKTKASLDQHLLKHLYPEDYPYVCGPELRACGTKFNHLGQNTIQPEAAKIHSPQRSAGEPRKQATSQNGPELRACGLEFVPQAALSRACGTNFNHLGQNTIQPEAAKIHTPKDLLVNHENRRPHKTVPVVELILS